Below is a window of Bacteroides sp. DNA.
ATTTATTGTTGCGGATCACCGCTCCCTTGGTCACCTGCGAATAAATGCCAATGGGGTACCCATCCGTCATGTTGAACTTGTTGTTTTTGACCTGGAAAGCCACCGGCTTTTCGCCGGGATGCGTGAAATGCCGCTGATTACGAAAATAAATGGCATAATCGGCAGTGTTCAGGTTAAAGACATTGTTCCGGATGTTGCAAAGCGAGGTGGTGGTCTCAGGATCATCTTGCAGTTGGGCATAATAGGGATAGTCATTGTAGTCAAAGCCCCAGCATAGTTCGGGCACATTAAACGTATTGCCTTCCACCAGGATATCCATGGCCCGGCTTTCCCAGACGCCGCCCCCTTGTTCGAGGTTGTTGAACACGTTCCCGTTGTTTTTCTCTCCAAGGACCACCTTGCTGTTTTTCAGGTCCTCAATGACTGTCCCGTAGATGAAGGTATCAAAGTCGCAATTGGTGATTTTAATGTCCACTTTAGCCCTGGGGATGGTCCCTGCATCTGCGGAGCGGATATCGACCCCGGTCCTTAAGGCATAGGCACAGTTATAGGTGTAATAATAAAACCCTGCGCCTCCTTCCAGGTACTGGCCCTTGAAGGACACATGGTCGATCACCGCATTCAGAGTGCGGTCATCATTGTAAAGTTCGTATTGGGCATTGCCTGTGGTGAAACTCATCAGGCAGGTGACATGGCCCCAGCCAGGTCCCCCGGTGGAAACAGCCCCGGGAGGCGTCTGGATGGTCAGGTGACTGATGTGTACGTCGCCCCCGACAAATTTGACCAGGTCGGGCAACTGGTTAGACGCCCATAGGGGATCAATGTCAAGACCCGTTTGTGCCGTGATGATTGTTTTGTCCTGCCCGGCCCCCATGAGGGCACCATAGAAATCGCGGATTTCCATCAGGCCCAGGTGATACTCGCCCTCACACAGCTGGACCACCGAGCCGGGCCCGGCGGCTTGGGCATCCATAATCGCCTCGTAAATGGCGGGCGTGTCATCGCCCCCGCTGGGGGTTACCATAAAGACCGCTACGTCCGCCTGGTCCTTTAGGTCAATGTCCTGCCCTTCCCTCCCGAAGGGCAAATCCTTTTCGCACGACACCATCAGGCCTGCGAATCCAAGGATCAGCAACAGTTTATTCATTGTTTTCATCTTTATTCCTTTTTTGGTTCTACAAAAATCAGACGATCTGATTCGGAAGCAAGTTCCAAAAAATCGCCGCCGGGTGCATAGCACCCTTGTTGCAAAGGATTGCAGAAAAAAAACAATCGTTTAACTTATGTTGCAGAAAGCAGGCCAGGCAAGGAGATCAGGGCATGCGTCACCTTTGGGCCCGGTAGTGGTAAGGGGTAAGGCCCATTGTGTCGACGATTGCCAGGAAGCGGGGATCCTGGCGCAGGAAGTCGAAATCGGGGTTGGTGGCAATGAGATAAAAATAGTGGCCCAGCTGAATTTTTTGTTCCAGGTTCACCTGGAACCAGTGGATGGTCCCCTCGGCATCGCCGGCCAGGGCCGACCACCAGCCCAGGAAATAGGGGTGGCCGTTCATGCCGGGCACGGGGATGGGTCGCTCCTGGTTGAGGGCGGTCATCCAGCGGAACAAGCCCGGGATCCCCTCCTGCTGGTAAGCCTCCATGATCTCATCAGGCAAACCCGTGACCCCCGGATACAAGGAGGCGATCTCTCCCAGGGTTTGTGCCGCCAGTGCTCCCTGGCCTGTCTTGGCATAGTTCAGGAAAAACAACCAGCGGTTTTCCACAAAGCCCGGGTTCAGGTCGTGGGCGGTCTCGCAGGCTTCCAGGGCCAGATCGTACTTTTCCTCAAAATAATACACCCAGGCGTTGAGGTTGTGCACCACCCAGAAATATGGCTCGAGCTCGAGGGCGCGGTCCATGTATCGGCGTGATTCCTCGATGGGTCCCGTGATCATCAGCAGCTGGGTCATGATCTGGACCGCATAGGGGTAGTTGGGATTCAGTCGAAGGGCGGTAAGAAGTTCCCTTCGCCCCTCTTCCAGCTGGCGCCCGGGCCACACCAGGTAAGTCCCCCGGATGCAATGGGCCACGGCGCAGTCCGGATCCAGCTCCAGCGCCCGGGTGGTATATTTCCGGGCGTTTTCAATGCCCTCCTCATAGGGCTGGTACCAGCCCCAGGCCGAGAGGTTGAGCCAGGCATTGCCCAGCTCGGCATAGGCCTGGGCAAAACCCGGGTCGGCAGCGATGGCTTTTTCAAAGCACTGCAGGCTGTTCATCAGGCCTGTGCGGTTGATGTCAGCCCTTTGTTCGGTGGCCGCCTGGTAAAGGAGGAAGCGCCCGCGCAGGAAATGATTGTAGGCTTCAGGGTTTTGGGTGGGCGCCAGCCCCATCTGCCGGATCTCCTTCCGGGGAATGAGGGCATTGAGCTTCTCGGCCACCCGCAGGGCAATGTCGGTCTGGATACCCAGTACATCCCCAATGGCGCGATCGTAATTTTCCGACCAGAGGTGCGCTTCACGATCCGCATCAATAAGCTGGACGCTCACACGCAACTGGTCACCGTGGCGACGGATGCTCCCCTCCAGAACATTGGCGGCATGCAGCTCGCGGGCAATATCGCGGGCCGACAAATCTTTGTGGCCGTAATATTCGGAGGTGGTGCGCGAGATCACACGCAGCTCGCTCACCTTGTAAAGGTTGTTGAGGATGTCTTCCATCAGTCCGTCGGCCAGGTACTGGTTCTCCGGATCACCCGAGAAGTTCTTGAAGGGCAGCACCACCACCGAGGCCTGGCTAGCCTTTCCGCCCGGGAGTTCGAGGGGGTTACGGCCCACGGTCACATTGACAAGCACCCAGGCGGCCAGCAGAAACAAAAACACCGAAGCGGCCAGGGCCAGAATCTTACGCGATTTCCGGGTCTTCACTTCCCCCGGGGGGCTTTCCGGTGACACTTCCTCGGGTTCGGCCCCTGGCAAGATCCCCGGGAAGTCCCTGGTTTTGGCCTCCAGGGGCGTGCATTCAAAATACGCGTGAAAGCATTTGCTGAAATAGGCCGGGCTGCCGAAACCCACCTTGTAGGCTATCTCGGCTACGGAGTCTTCGCTTTGCTTGAGCAACTTCAGGGCCTCCTTCAGGCGGATCTCGCGGATGAACTGGCTGACATTTTGATTGCTGATGGCACGCAAACGGCGGTGCAAAACCGAGCGGCTTAAACCCGCCTCCAGCGATAACCCGCTGACACCGAACTGCTCATTGGAAAGATTGGCAAGGACAATGTCGGTGAGCTTTTCAATAAATCCCTGATCACCAGACAGTAGATGATTCATAACCCCGTTGGCCTGATGTTCAAATGTAAAGAATATATCGATACAAATCCATTTTCTGATTGACAAATTTGATTTTCAAGGGGGAATGGGCACATGCTCCCCTCTTTTTTAGGAAAAAAAAGACCCGAAAACCGGGGAGGAAAATGAGTTATGGCGGCTGAATTCAGGCATTTCCAGTGTATAGCAATGACTCATTCCTTTTCTCCCCCGTTTTTCCTTCTCTCATTCTTTGTACTTGAGACGTAGTTTAAACGGGTTTTAAACGGTTTAAAGCGTCTAAAACCCGTTTAAACTACGTTTTTATTTCAAATTTGATTATCTTTGAAAACGGATTTCATACAACATTGACAGCTATGGCATACACAAGAAAGGGGTTCTTAGGCGAATTCCAGGGCCGCATTCGCAATATGGTGATCTACCAGATGAACGGCAAGACCATTGTCAGGAATAAGCCTTCCGGGAGGCGGGGTCCGGCCTCACCAGCCCTTCAGGCAGCACAGGGTAAATTTGCGCGGGTCATGAATGTGGTACAGGGCGTGAAGCCATTCCTGCAGGCGGGTTTCCGCGATGTGGCCGGGGGCAGGTACGTGTTCCAGCGGGCGCTGTCGGAAAACCTGGCGCGTTATGACCAGTCCGCGGCCCCCGAAACCCTGGACTGGCTTACGATGAGCCTCGGCGAGCGGGCCGGGGCCCGGGACCTCATCCTGACCATCGACGGCAATACAGGTCAGGTCAGCTGGGGCGAACCTGAGGAGGGCAAGCCTTATTCAGCCACTGACCAGGTCCTGATGCTGGCCCTCAACACCACCACCCTCGACGCCACCGACAATTACAATGCCGGACAGCGAAGCAAGGGACAAGCCACGATCAAGCTGCCTCCCGTGAAGGAAGACGAAAAAATCAGGGTTTATGTCGCCTTCAGGGACCTAGAGGGAACGAACGACGGCTACAGCCTCAACAATATCTCAAGCTCACAAACTGCTGAATAAAAGGGGGTTTGGAGTTTGAGGTTAGGGGTTAAAGGTTAAAGGTTTAAGGTTTAAGGTTTGGGGTCTTACTCCCCCTTTAGAGGGGGTTGGGGGGAGGTTCTGTTTTTTACCACAACCCCTTGTTTTTCAGATTTGAGTTTATCAATGTTAATTTCCAGGGTCCTTAATACATTGAACATATCTTTTTTGACCTGCTGATCACCAAAACGAATAATAGTAAAACCCAGGTTCTCCAGCTTTTTCTGCCTTTGTTGGTCGTATTCGTATTTGAAATCGTGGCTGTATCCATCCACTTCGATGACCAGCATGAGTTCATGACAGAAAAAATCGACAATAAATTCATCAATCGGGACCTGCCTTTTAAATTGAACCCCAAAGGATTCGCCCTTTATTTTATTCCAAAGCAGGATTTCTGCAAGGGTACTGTTTTTTCGCAAATACCTTGCAAATTCTTTAAGTTTCGGATTGTATGGAATTTCCGTGTGTTTCATCTAACCTCCCCCCAACACCTCCGCTGGCTAGCGGACAAGCACTCCAAAGGGGGAGCCCGGGCCCTGACAATTTATGGTTAAATTTAAAAAAAAATCATTCGTTAATCCCTGTTCTGAAATCAAAAGTCTCAGGCATTTCCAAGAACCTCCCCCCTACCCCCTCTAAAGGGGGAGTCCGGGCACTGCCTTTTTTGGGAGCAAATCATAAATCATCATTCGTTAATCGCTGATCTGAAATCAAGGACCTCCCCCCAACCCCCTCCAAAGGGGGAGTTCGGGCACTGCCTTTTTTGGGGACAAATCATAAATCATCATTCGTTAATCGCTGATCTGAAATCAAAAACCTCCCCCCACCCCCTCCAAAGAGGGAGTTCGGGCTGCTAATTTTAAACCTTAAACCTTGAACCTTAAACTTTGAACTCCTGACCTTTACTTGCTGCGTGCCTCAAATTTCCCCAGGTTCGCCAGGATGATTCGTTCGACCAAGCGTGGGGACAATCGCTGCATCAGGGCGTTGAGCTTGCCGATGGGGGTGAGGACGCTGATGAATTTTCTTTTTCTCAGGTTGTTGAAAACCGCCTCAGCCACTGACTCCATGGTCTGCACGCCTTTCCCCGCGCGCCGTTCGATCTTCACCAGCGAACCGTCGGCTGCCACGGTTTCCTTGCCTGCCTCGTTTTCGGTATAGCCCACGTAGATCAATCCCACGTGGATGCCGTGGCTTTTCTCTTCGATGCGTATGCTTTCGGCGATGGCCCGCAGCGACATCTTGGCCGAGCAATAGGCCGAGAGGCCTGGCAATCCCCGGATGCCAGCAAGGCTGGTAATGAATACCAGGCTGCCATTGGCCTTCCTCAGGCTGGGCATGGCGGCTATAGAAGGGCTGACCGCCCCCGCCACATTGCTCTGGAACATGGCTTCAAAGACCGCAGGATCGAGATCGGCAAAGCGGCCACGCATCGAGACGCCCACATTGTTGACCAGGATGTCGATCTGCCCAAAGCGCTCGAGGGTCTTTTCCACCAGCAGTCGCCCCCCTTCAGGGGAAGACACGTCGGCAGGCACGCTGAGCACCCGGTCGTGAATGGCCAGCAGCTCTTTTTCGGCCGCAGCCAGTCTTTCAATATTCCGGCCGTTAAGCACCACCGAAGCCCCGTGTTCGGCCAGCATGTGGGCGGTGGCTTTGCCGATGCCACGGCTTGAGCCCGTCACGATGGCCACCTTGCCTTCAAACAGTTTGCGGCTCATATGCGGGATTTTTGGTAATGGATGTCAGGATGGAACTTCAGAGCCGTGAAGCTATTGGTCCAGGCCATGGCGAGGTGTACCAGGAAGGCAATCCAGATGGTGCCACTGGCCAGTGTGAGCAGGCAGAGCACCAGCCCCAGCGGAATGGCGCCTATGGTTTCCTCGAGCCCCTTGGGGATGTGGGTGGCCGAGTAGAGGGCGATGTTGACGGCGATGGCCGGCCAGACGCCCATCTGTTCCACCAGCGGGAACAGCAGCACCCCCCGGAAGAGAAACTCATAGCCAAAGAGATAGAGGGCCCAGCCCAGGGCGTTGATCAGCACGATGCGGTTGGTCCAGACCCTGGCGCGTATCTGGGGATAGTTGACCAGGTTTTTAGGCTTGCGGGCACTCACCAGGGCCAGGGGAATGACCAGGGCCGACAGGATCAGCGTCCAAATCAACGAGAACAGGGCCGTATCGGCGCTGTGCTTTAGTCCAAGGCTGGCCAGGGTGGTGCCGGGCAGCGCCAGCATCAGGACCAGGGCGGGCATCACCCCCATCGCTGCAAAACCCACGACGCGATTGAAGGTGATGTGGTTGACAGAGGCCTCATCGGCATCAGCCCTGCGGTAGAACCAGTCCTTCACCTTGCCCGATTTGGAGGTGAACCAAAAGACGATAAAAAAAACTGTGGCCAAAATGATGGGCAAAAAGACGGCCAGATGGCCTTCGTGCCAGGAGAGGTCGAGTGCTTTTAAAGGGGTCATAGGAAATGGGGTTTACAGGTAATGATTGTCGAGAAACCATTGGTAGCTTTCCTTCACGGCAAGGGAGATGTCGGTCTGGGGCATGCCGAGTGCCCTGACGGTTTCCGTGCTGTCGACATATTGTTCTTCGCAGGCGATGCGGGCCATGGGGTAAGTCAGCAGGGGTTCCTTTCTGAGGATCATCCCGCTCAGGTCGCCTGCCAGGCCAGCCAGCTTCACGGCCCAGGAGGGCACGGCACGGGTGGGATAGGGTTTGCCGATGGCAGCACCTACCCTGGCAAAGAAGTCCTTGTAGGTGATGTTTTCATTGCCGGCAATGTAGTATTTTCCGGTTTCTCCTTTTTCGAGGCTGTTGGCAATGGCGGTGGCCACGTCCCTCACGTGGATGATGTTGCGGCCGCCACGGGTGTAGAAGTTCAGCTTCCCGCTGGCCAGCGAGAGGATCATCTTTCCGGTGCCGGGCAGGCTGTCGTAGGCGCCAATCATAAAGGTGGGCAGGATGGCCAGGGCGGGCAGGCCCCGCTCACGGACGAAATCCATCACCAGCTGATAAGCCTCATATTTTGAGTCGATGTAGTCGAGGCCGAACTTGGCCCCCGGAAAAGGGTATTTGTCGCTTGGTTTGGGCTGTGTGTTGACCGAGCTGGCAGAGCCCACGTAGATCAACTTGGGGATCTGCATTTCCAGGACGGCCTCAACGACGTTGCGGGTGCCTTCAATGTTGATCTTCCGGA
It encodes the following:
- a CDS encoding CPBP family glutamic-type intramembrane protease, producing MTPLKALDLSWHEGHLAVFLPIILATVFFIVFWFTSKSGKVKDWFYRRADADEASVNHITFNRVVGFAAMGVMPALVLMLALPGTTLASLGLKHSADTALFSLIWTLILSALVIPLALVSARKPKNLVNYPQIRARVWTNRIVLINALGWALYLFGYEFLFRGVLLFPLVEQMGVWPAIAVNIALYSATHIPKGLEETIGAIPLGLVLCLLTLASGTIWIAFLVHLAMAWTNSFTALKFHPDIHYQKSRI
- a CDS encoding DUF559 domain-containing protein, giving the protein MKHTEIPYNPKLKEFARYLRKNSTLAEILLWNKIKGESFGVQFKRQVPIDEFIVDFFCHELMLVIEVDGYSHDFKYEYDQQRQKKLENLGFTIIRFGDQQVKKDMFNVLRTLEINIDKLKSEKQGVVVKNRTSPQPPLKGE
- a CDS encoding right-handed parallel beta-helix repeat-containing protein — protein: MNKLLLILGFAGLMVSCEKDLPFGREGQDIDLKDQADVAVFMVTPSGGDDTPAIYEAIMDAQAAGPGSVVQLCEGEYHLGLMEIRDFYGALMGAGQDKTIITAQTGLDIDPLWASNQLPDLVKFVGGDVHISHLTIQTPPGAVSTGGPGWGHVTCLMSFTTGNAQYELYNDDRTLNAVIDHVSFKGQYLEGGAGFYYYTYNCAYALRTGVDIRSADAGTIPRAKVDIKITNCDFDTFIYGTVIEDLKNSKVVLGEKNNGNVFNNLEQGGGVWESRAMDILVEGNTFNVPELCWGFDYNDYPYYAQLQDDPETTTSLCNIRNNVFNLNTADYAIYFRNQRHFTHPGEKPVAFQVKNNKFNMTDGYPIGIYSQVTKGAVIRNNKFSGYGWVGLYLTLYSQGGLVLGNNFSTAQFDGIALFLDSNTQDWTVVGGNLRESAINLGINNVITGMNMSEMGEPLGRAISDKITHMNHLMH
- a CDS encoding NAD-dependent epimerase/dehydratase family protein — its product is MKIIITGADGMLGSNLVRLLLERGHQVSAFLHPQTKSKTLEGLPIKTFTGDILQPETLLPAFDGHDAVIHAAASTAVWPARSEKVRKINIEGTRNVVEAVLEMQIPKLIYVGSASSVNTQPKPSDKYPFPGAKFGLDYIDSKYEAYQLVMDFVRERGLPALAILPTFMIGAYDSLPGTGKMILSLASGKLNFYTRGGRNIIHVRDVATAIANSLEKGETGKYYIAGNENITYKDFFARVGAAIGKPYPTRAVPSWAVKLAGLAGDLSGMILRKEPLLTYPMARIACEEQYVDSTETVRALGMPQTDISLAVKESYQWFLDNHYL
- a CDS encoding SDR family NAD(P)-dependent oxidoreductase; the encoded protein is MSRKLFEGKVAIVTGSSRGIGKATAHMLAEHGASVVLNGRNIERLAAAEKELLAIHDRVLSVPADVSSPEGGRLLVEKTLERFGQIDILVNNVGVSMRGRFADLDPAVFEAMFQSNVAGAVSPSIAAMPSLRKANGSLVFITSLAGIRGLPGLSAYCSAKMSLRAIAESIRIEEKSHGIHVGLIYVGYTENEAGKETVAADGSLVKIERRAGKGVQTMESVAEAVFNNLRKRKFISVLTPIGKLNALMQRLSPRLVERIILANLGKFEARSK
- a CDS encoding helix-turn-helix domain-containing protein, encoding MNHLLSGDQGFIEKLTDIVLANLSNEQFGVSGLSLEAGLSRSVLHRRLRAISNQNVSQFIREIRLKEALKLLKQSEDSVAEIAYKVGFGSPAYFSKCFHAYFECTPLEAKTRDFPGILPGAEPEEVSPESPPGEVKTRKSRKILALAASVFLFLLAAWVLVNVTVGRNPLELPGGKASQASVVVLPFKNFSGDPENQYLADGLMEDILNNLYKVSELRVISRTTSEYYGHKDLSARDIARELHAANVLEGSIRRHGDQLRVSVQLIDADREAHLWSENYDRAIGDVLGIQTDIALRVAEKLNALIPRKEIRQMGLAPTQNPEAYNHFLRGRFLLYQAATEQRADINRTGLMNSLQCFEKAIAADPGFAQAYAELGNAWLNLSAWGWYQPYEEGIENARKYTTRALELDPDCAVAHCIRGTYLVWPGRQLEEGRRELLTALRLNPNYPYAVQIMTQLLMITGPIEESRRYMDRALELEPYFWVVHNLNAWVYYFEEKYDLALEACETAHDLNPGFVENRWLFFLNYAKTGQGALAAQTLGEIASLYPGVTGLPDEIMEAYQQEGIPGLFRWMTALNQERPIPVPGMNGHPYFLGWWSALAGDAEGTIHWFQVNLEQKIQLGHYFYLIATNPDFDFLRQDPRFLAIVDTMGLTPYHYRAQR
- a CDS encoding DUF6266 family protein, translating into MAYTRKGFLGEFQGRIRNMVIYQMNGKTIVRNKPSGRRGPASPALQAAQGKFARVMNVVQGVKPFLQAGFRDVAGGRYVFQRALSENLARYDQSAAPETLDWLTMSLGERAGARDLILTIDGNTGQVSWGEPEEGKPYSATDQVLMLALNTTTLDATDNYNAGQRSKGQATIKLPPVKEDEKIRVYVAFRDLEGTNDGYSLNNISSSQTAE